GATGTTGCGGCCGGTGTGGGCGCGGAGTTGTCACCCTTCCTCGGCCTCACCGTGCCGGCAGCGCTGGCGGAACAGGCCGAGCCGGGCAAGCGCGGCAAGAAGGACGGCCAGGGCCTGTACAAGTGGGAGGAAGGCAAGCCGGTCAAACCCGACGCGCCGGAGAACTACAAGGCGCCTGAGGATCTTGCCGACCGCCTGATCCTGCCGATGCTCAACGAGGCGGTCGCCTGTCTGCACGATGGCGTGGTGGCCGATGCCGACCTGCTGGATGCGGGGGTGATCTTCGGCACGGGCTTCGCCCCGTTCCGTGGTGGCCCGATCCAGTACATCCGCGAGACCGGGGTGGAGTCGGTGCTGGAGCGGCTGCGCCAACTCCAGTCCCGACACGGCGACCGCTTCGCGCCACGGCCGGGCTGGGACGCCGCGGCGCTTCGCCAGGGCTGACGGAACGTCGGGCCGCGGGGCCGGTCGCAGCGCGCACCGGATTCGCGGGCGGCGCGCAACCTCCGCCGGCAAAACCTACATCGTGTGGGTGGCGCGCTCGGCGTCAAGCGTGCCGGCAAGCAGCGCCTCGATCTTGCCCTTGACCGTCTCGCCCTCGGCGCCTTCGCTGAACTGGATGCCGATGCCGGCCGGGCGGCTGCCCTGCGCACCGGCCGGCGTCACCCAGATGACCTTGCCCGCGACCGGCATGCGCTCGCCCGACTCGGGCAGCGTCAGCAGCAGGAACACCTCGTCGCCGAGGAAGTAGCGGTTGGGCGTGGCCACGAATATGCCGCCGTGTCGGATGTAGGGCATGTAGGCGTTGTAGAGCCCCGCCTTGTCCTTCAGGGCCAATGACACAATGCCCTGACGGGCTCCCGATGCACTCATGCTGCTAACCCCTTGATTGTCCAGCGGTTCGGCGTGATTCGCCGGCGCGCCATGCCCGCAACAGCTCCACCAGCACCAGGTCCGAGCGGACCGTGGTACGCATCAGTTCGCGCGCCCGGTTGGCCCGCTCGAACCACTCGGTGAGACTGCGGGTACGGGCCGGATCGGTCAAGTCGCTGGCGGTACGCGCCACCGCCAGATCCGCGGCGAACTGCAGGCGCAGGTCCGCGTTGGCGTCCGCGGCCCAGCGCTGCGCGGTTTCCACCACGCCGGCCTCGCCGGTGGCCACGCGCTCCAGGTCCGTCGCCACCTGCCGGCGCAGTGCCAACGCATCGCTCTGCAACCATTCGGTGGCCAGTCCGGGATGCCCGCGTGCGGCATCCAAGGCTTCCTCGGCCAGCGCGGCCGGGCGCCCCGAATCCTGCAGCCAGGCCAACGCCTCGGCGCGCGGCGGCATGCGGAATTCGATGCGCTGGCAGCGGCTGCGGATGGTCGCCGACAGGCGCGAGGGATGCGCGCTGACCAGCCACAGATAGCGGCCCGCGACCGGCTCCTCGAGCGTTTTCAGCAGGGCGTTGGCACCGGCGTGGTTGATCGCATCGGCCGGATCGATGATGGCGATCTTGGTCTGCCCGTACTGGGCGCTGAGCGTCATCTGTTCGGACAGGCGGCGGATCTGCTCGATCACGATCTCCGTACGCGGCTTGGGCGGGCGCGCCTTGTCGTTGATCGCGAAGCTGACCTGCAGCAGGTCCGGATGGCCACTGCGACCTTGCGGAAACGCCAGCGATCCATCCGGGCGGGTCTCGACCGGATCGGCCTGGCTTCGCGAGGCGAACATCCGGCAACTGCGGCACGCGCCGCAAGCCCCGCCTTCCGCCGTCCGCTCGGTGCACAGGAGGCGGTTGGCCAGGCGCTCGGCGACGGCCAGCTTGCCCAGCCGCGCCGGACCACAGAACAACAGAGCGTGCCCGAGTCGTCCGCTGTCCAGCGCCAGCGCGGTGCGGTCATGCACGCGCTGCTGCCAGGGCGAAAAACCGGTCACAGCAGGGTCTCCCGATAGGCCAGCAAATGGGCCACGGCCTCGCCTGCCACGACCGTTGCCGGCCGGCTGGCGTCGATCACCCGGAACCGCGAGCGCTCCGCGTCGGCGCGCGCCAGGTAGGCACGCCGCACCGTATCGAAGAACCCATGGGCCTCGGACTCGATCCGGTCCGCCGTACCGCGCCCGCGCACACGCTGCAGGCCGGTCTCGACCGGCACGTCCAGCAGCAGGGTCATGCCCGGCACGATGCCGACCACGCGCCGTTCCAGTTCGGCGATGAAGTCGCGGTCACCGCCGCGCGCCGCGCCCTGGTAGGCGTAGCTGGCATCGGTGAAACGATCGCTGATCACCCAGCTACCGGACGCAAGCGCGGGCAGGATGGTTCCGCGCACGTGCTGGGCCCTGCCGGCAAACATCAGCAGCAGCTCGGTTTCAGGCGTGGGCGGCTCATGGCCGGGCGACAGCAGCAGGTCGCGAATCTGCTCGGCCAGCGGCGTGCCGCCGGGCTCGCGGGTACAGACGACCGACTCCCCGGCCGATTCCAGCGTCTCGCGCAATTGCGCCAATACGGTCGATTTGCCCGCGCCTTCACCGCCTTCCAGGGTGATCAGGCGGGGCTGCAGCTGCAGAGTCACCTGGACTCCCCGGCGCGATCCATCCCGCTTACCCGCTGCCGGTAGTTCTGCAGGTACTTGCGCACGTTGGCCTGATGCTCGGCAAGCGTGCGGGCGAACAGGTGGCGCCCGCTGCCATCGCCCACGGCGACGAAATACAGCGAATCGCCCGGGGCCGGATTGGCGACCGCCTGCAAGGCACCGACACCCGGCATCGCGATCGGCGTGGGTGGCAGACCGTCGCGGGTGTAGGTGTTGTACGGCGTATCGGTGGTCAGGTGCACGCGGCGGATGTTGCCGTCGTAGTCCTCGCCGATGCCGTAGATAACGGTCGGGTCGGTCTGCAGCCGCATGCCGATTTTCAGGCGGCGCTCGAACAGGCCGGCGATCTGCGGACGCTCTTCGGCGACCGCCGATTCTTTCTCCACGATCGACGCCATCACCAGCATCTCGTAGGGCGTCTTGAGCTTCGTGTCGGGATCGCGCGCCTCCCAGGCCGCAGCCAGGGCGCGCTCCATGTCGGCGTAGGCGCGGCGCAGCACGTCCAGATCACTGTCGCCGCGGCCGTAGACGTAGGTCTCAGGCAGGAAGCGTCCCTCCGGATGCTCGTCGGGATGGCCGAGCGCTTCCATCAATTCCCCGGCGGTCATGCCTGCCGTCTTCTGCACGAGCGGG
This genomic interval from Lysobacter ciconiae contains the following:
- a CDS encoding PilZ domain-containing protein, which translates into the protein MSASGARQGIVSLALKDKAGLYNAYMPYIRHGGIFVATPNRYFLGDEVFLLLTLPESGERMPVAGKVIWVTPAGAQGSRPAGIGIQFSEGAEGETVKGKIEALLAGTLDAERATHTM
- a CDS encoding DNA polymerase III subunit delta' (catalyzes the DNA-template-directed extension of the 3'-end of a DNA strand; the delta' subunit seems to interact with the gamma subunit to transfer the beta subunit on the DNA), giving the protein MTGFSPWQQRVHDRTALALDSGRLGHALLFCGPARLGKLAVAERLANRLLCTERTAEGGACGACRSCRMFASRSQADPVETRPDGSLAFPQGRSGHPDLLQVSFAINDKARPPKPRTEIVIEQIRRLSEQMTLSAQYGQTKIAIIDPADAINHAGANALLKTLEEPVAGRYLWLVSAHPSRLSATIRSRCQRIEFRMPPRAEALAWLQDSGRPAALAEEALDAARGHPGLATEWLQSDALALRRQVATDLERVATGEAGVVETAQRWAADANADLRLQFAADLAVARTASDLTDPARTRSLTEWFERANRARELMRTTVRSDLVLVELLRAWRAGESRRTAGQSRG
- the tmk gene encoding dTMP kinase, with amino-acid sequence MTLQLQPRLITLEGGEGAGKSTVLAQLRETLESAGESVVCTREPGGTPLAEQIRDLLLSPGHEPPTPETELLLMFAGRAQHVRGTILPALASGSWVISDRFTDASYAYQGAARGGDRDFIAELERRVVGIVPGMTLLLDVPVETGLQRVRGRGTADRIESEAHGFFDTVRRAYLARADAERSRFRVIDASRPATVVAGEAVAHLLAYRETLL
- the mltG gene encoding endolytic transglycosylase MltG; translated protein: MSHPRKRRSGVLVLFLLLAALVAALAVGALGWQRYQAFADGPLGGLEAGGSITVERGDSLPRVIDRLRAAGVTGGETYEWQLLGRQLEAASRLHVGEYALEPGTTPRQLLMAMRQGDTIRYRFTLVEGWNTREMRAALARANPLVQKTAGMTAGELMEALGHPDEHPEGRFLPETYVYGRGDSDLDVLRRAYADMERALAAAWEARDPDTKLKTPYEMLVMASIVEKESAVAEERPQIAGLFERRLKIGMRLQTDPTVIYGIGEDYDGNIRRVHLTTDTPYNTYTRDGLPPTPIAMPGVGALQAVANPAPGDSLYFVAVGDGSGRHLFARTLAEHQANVRKYLQNYRQRVSGMDRAGESR